GCCGCTGAAGCAGGCCATCATCCGGGCCGGGCAGCGCAGCGTGCTGGTGGCCGACGCCTCCAAGTTCTCCCGCCGCTCCACGTTCCAGATCTGCGAGCTCTCGGCGTTCTCCATGATCATCTCGGACCGCTCCCTGCCCCAGCACGTCGCGGATGCCATACGGAAAGGAGGAGTTCCGCTTGAACTCGTCTGAGCCCCGCCCCCTGCTCGGCGTCATCGCCGACGACCTGACCGGCGCCAACGCCACCGGCGTCCTCCTCGCCCGCCGCGGCTACCGGACGGCCTCGCTGACCGAGCTCCGGTGGCCCGAGGCCTCGCTGGACGAGCACGCCTGCGTCGTCATCAACACCGAGTCCCGGGCGGTGCCCGCCGCCGTGGCCCGGGAGCGCGTGGCCACCGCCGCGCGGCTCCTGCTCCTGCACGGCCGCCGGCCCTACGGCAAGCGGATCGACAGCACCCTCAGGGGAAACCTCGGACCCGAGCTGGAGGCAGTCCTCACCGCGCTGGGCCCCGGCTCCGTCGCGGTCGTGACGGGCGCCTTCCCGGCCAGCGGCCGCCGGACGGTGGACGGGATCCACTACGTGAACGGCGTGCGGCTGGCCGAAACCGCCGTGCGGAACGACCCCCTCTGCCCGGTGACCGAGTCCCACGTGCCCACGCTGCTCCGGGGGCAGACCGCCCTGCGGGTGGGTGAGCTGCGGCTGACGACCGTCCGCGGGGGCGCCGGCGCCGTGGCCGCGGCCATCGCCGCCATGGCCCGGGAAGGGGTCCGGCTCCTCTGCGCCGACGCCGAGACCGACCTGGACATCCTGGCTCTCGGACAGGGAATGGCGCAGAGCGGCGTGGTCTGCGTCGCCGCCGACCCCGGGCCGCTGACGGCCGCC
This DNA window, taken from Symbiobacterium terraclitae, encodes the following:
- a CDS encoding four-carbon acid sugar kinase family protein, with product MNSSEPRPLLGVIADDLTGANATGVLLARRGYRTASLTELRWPEASLDEHACVVINTESRAVPAAVARERVATAARLLLLHGRRPYGKRIDSTLRGNLGPELEAVLTALGPGSVAVVTGAFPASGRRTVDGIHYVNGVRLAETAVRNDPLCPVTESHVPTLLRGQTALRVGELRLTTVRGGAGAVAAAIAAMAREGVRLLCADAETDLDILALGQGMAQSGVVCVAADPGPLTAAYAAAVNPASPRRRVLVVAGSVTPLSREQLDALEAETGARLVVVDAAALGQGGQAAASEINRAVDRLAEADPALPVVGVRTSTVLAGTDSAVAARIAAGFAEIAAQALDRLPGGAGLYTSGGDITLAVCRRLGAGAIELKAEVLPLAVHGHLVGGLRPGVSIVTKGGLVGDRMAAVTCVRHILNAQ